Proteins encoded in a region of the Sphingomonas sp. HMP9 genome:
- a CDS encoding pyridoxamine 5'-phosphate oxidase family protein produces the protein MAGMTLEDLSEKMGKIDFGMLSTRTGGGAVVSRPMSNNGEVEYQGDSFFFTDERARMVSDIAGDAQVGLTFTGAAGLLGGPPLFIAVEGNAELIRDKAQFVTHWTKDLDRWFEQGVDTPGLVMIRVHADRIHYWNGSDEGEIAL, from the coding sequence ATGGCTGGAATGACACTCGAAGACCTCTCCGAGAAAATGGGCAAGATCGACTTCGGGATGCTCTCCACCCGCACCGGGGGCGGCGCAGTCGTAAGCCGGCCGATGAGCAACAACGGCGAGGTGGAATACCAGGGCGACAGCTTCTTCTTTACCGATGAGCGCGCGCGGATGGTCTCCGACATCGCGGGCGACGCCCAGGTCGGACTGACGTTCACCGGTGCTGCCGGCTTGCTAGGCGGCCCGCCGCTGTTCATCGCGGTGGAAGGCAATGCCGAGCTGATCCGCGACAAGGCGCAGTTCGTGACCCATTGGACAAAGGATCTCGACCGATGGTTCGAACAGGGAGTCGACACGCCCGGTTTGGTGATGATCCGGGTTCATGCAGACCGCATCCATTACTGGAACGGTAGCGACGAAGGCGAGATCGCGCTGTGA